Within Candidatus Aminicenantes bacterium, the genomic segment GTGTAGCTGAGCATGAACGGCTTGCGCTCGCGGACCGATTTCCAGACCACGTCGTTGTACTCCACATACCCCGAGTAGAGGATGGGCACGCCCAGGTATTTGGTCAGGACGCTTTTAATCGAGGTCCCCAGCAGGATGTCTTGGCTGTTGCGAGCCATGTTGACGACGAGGTGGATGCGGAATCCGGCCAGTTCGTTGTCCAGGATGGTCCGGATATAAGAGAAGCTATCCTTGAGGTAGTCGATCAGATCTTTGAGGTTCTTGATCCCGTAACTCTGGCGGCGGTCCCAGATATGCTGGACGATCTCTTTGAATCCGTACTCTTTGAGCGTCAGCTTGACCTTGCGGAAGAGGGAGTTCTTGACGAAGTGATACATGTTCTCGATGGCGATGACCTCGGGGGTCAGGACGATGATCATCTTGTCCGCGATCAGGAAGGTGTCCAGGGTGTTGCTGTGGCTCCCGGCGCCCAGGTCGATCAGGACGTTTTGGACGTTGAGCTTCATGATCTGGCGGAATAGCTTCAGCTTTTGGCTGAAGCGGATCGTGTCCGAGGCGATGGAGTGGATATCGCCGGTGATGAGCGACATGTTGGGCAGCTCGGTGTCGACGGCCAGGTCGGACAACCGGGTCCCTGATTCGAAGAAGCTGGTCAGGGATTTCTGCGGCCGGCTGATCCCGAAGAAGGAATGGAGATTGGCTCCTCCGATGTCCATGTCGACCATAACGACCCGGCGGCCGCGCT encodes:
- a CDS encoding AAA family ATPase; translated protein: IVISHQCPFFYRILDSNGMANTTRAVKEGEIWAVGGGKGGTGKTFITSSTGTTLAKRGRRVVMVDMDIGGANLHSFFGISRPQKSLTSFFESGTRLSDLAVDTELPNMSLITGDIHSIASDTIRFSQKLKLFRQIMKLNVQNVLIDLGAGSHSNTLDTFLIADKMIIVLTPEVIAIENMYHFVKNSLFRKVKLTLKEYGFKEIVQHIWDRRQSYGIKNLKDLIDYLKDSFSYIRTILDNELAGFRIHLVVNMARNSQDILLGTSIKSVLTKYLGVPILYSGYVEYNDVVWKSVRERKPFMLSYTATGCAKQVETIVDNIINGREVNVPGGYA